In the Drosophila gunungcola strain Sukarami unplaced genomic scaffold, Dgunungcola_SK_2 000001F, whole genome shotgun sequence genome, one interval contains:
- the LOC128261641 gene encoding toll-like receptor 3 isoform X1 — protein sequence MWPLLLLLALIAPSWQENATVINSSYVTKAGCEALVKEPNLCECQDQEIKCENLQLHSDNLQLYGIGCSIFDARGFGYIPPLQVGNIGSLIVQNCAIPNAQSIKYLLSKLGVNNYTELEIFNYFDPKKTDRGEVLQQHYTDHVDLKKVSIIGFKSTLPENFFENIPALKQLSLKGSSDLPGAILHPLKNLTHLEIVVKNLGKVSGDIFSKQSKMKHLMIDCDAKNSSVEMSAFGPQELWHMTDLQSIELFNCGDNVPTELFWMSEQLAYIGIRSNISYLSKDFLKVQKKLLTLRLERNNIARLPDQLFRNTPLILEIHLAFNNLDRIQSGLFDKLRNLQVLNLEHNPITTIALNAFTPIPTAHIYVGKLFKAAKNNADWARSTNATICEEEYIYGVCIYCKRDEYLDHFADSENCNKPNPKAKDVLAKKAYENQLKAMPTHSWKKAKEYPEKEEQP from the exons ATGTGGCCGCTACTTCTTCTGCTGGCCTTAATTGCGCCCTCGTGGCAGGAAAATGCCACAGTGATCAATAGTAGTTATGTAACAAAGGCGGGATGCGAGGCTCTAGTCAAGGAGCCAAATCTCTGCGAGTGCCAGGATCAGGAGATCAAGTGCGAAAACCTCCAGTTGCACAGCGATAATCTGCAGCTATACGGCATCGGTTGCAGCATCTTCGATGCCAGAGGTTTTGGCTATATTCCACCTCTTCAAGTGGGTAATATTGGATCCCTGATCGTCCAGAACTGCGCTATACCGAATGCCCAGAGCATTAAATACCTACTCAGTAAATTAGGCGTGAACAACTATACCGAACTGGAGATATTCAACTACTTTGATCCGAAGAAAACCGATAGAGGAGAAGTTCTGCAGCAGCATTACACAGATCACGTGGACCTTAAAAAAGTGTCCATCATTGGCTTCAAGTCCACGTTGCCCGAAAATTTCTTTGAAAACATTCCAGCTCTAAAACAACTCTCCTTAAAGGGAAGTAGTGACCTGCCCGGAGCGATCCTTCATCCGCTGAAAAATCTTACCCATCTAGAAATTGTGGTCAAGAATTTGGGCAAGGTATCCGGCGATATATTTTCCAAGCAATCAAAAATGAAGCATCTGATGATCGATTGTGATGCCAAGAATAGCAGTGTAGAAATGTCCGCATTTGGACCTCAAGAACTGTGGCACATGACCGACCTTCAGTCGATCGAGCTCTTCAATTGCGGCGATAATGTGCCGACTGAATTGTTCTGGATGTCGGAGCAGTTGGCCTACATAGGAATAAGGAGCAACATTAGCTATCTGAGTAAGGACTTCTTGAAGGTGCAAAAGAAACTCCTAACTTTGCGATTGGAGAGGAACAATATAGCCAGGTTGCCCGACCAGCTCTTCCGCAATACCCCCCTGATTTTAGAAATACATTTGGCCTTCAACAATTTGGATCGCATTCAGAG CGGCCTTTTTGACAAGTTAAGGAACCTACAAGTGCTGAATTTGGAGCACAATCCGATAACAACCATCGCCCTAAATGCCTTTACTCCCATACCAACTGCCCATATCTACGTGGGCAAACTCTTTAAGGCGGCGAAAAATAATGCCGACTGGGCTCGGTCCACAAATGCCACAATCTGTGAGGAGGAGTATATCTACGGGGTGTGCATCTACTGCAAACGAGATGAGTATCTGGACCATTTTGCCGACTCGGAGAACTGCAACAAGCCGAATCCAAAGGCCAAGGATGTGCTGGCCAAGAAGGCCTACGAAAATCAGCTGAAGGCAATGCCCACTCACTCCTGGAAAAAGGCCAAGGAAT ATCCCGAGAAGGAAGAGCAGCCTTAA
- the LOC128261641 gene encoding toll-like receptor 3 isoform X2 produces the protein MWPLLLLLALIAPSWQENATVINSSYVTKAGCEALVKEPNLCECQDQEIKCENLQLHSDNLQLYGIGCSIFDARGFGYIPPLQVGNIGSLIVQNCAIPNAQSIKYLLSKLGVNNYTELEIFNYFDPKKTDRGEVLQQHYTDHVDLKKVSIIGFKSTLPENFFENIPALKQLSLKGSSDLPGAILHPLKNLTHLEIVVKNLGKVSGDIFSKQSKMKHLMIDCDAKNSSVEMSAFGPQELWHMTDLQSIELFNCGDNVPTELFWMSEQLAYIGIRSNISYLSKDFLKVQKKLLTLRLERNNIARLPDQLFRNTPLILEIHLAFNNLDRIQSGLFDKLRNLQVLNLEHNPITTIALNAFTPIPTAHIYVGKLFKAAKNNADWARSTNATICEEEYIYGVCIYCKRDEYLDHFADSENCNKPNPKAKDVLAKKAYENQLKAMPTHSWKKAKEYIAKLKTK, from the exons ATGTGGCCGCTACTTCTTCTGCTGGCCTTAATTGCGCCCTCGTGGCAGGAAAATGCCACAGTGATCAATAGTAGTTATGTAACAAAGGCGGGATGCGAGGCTCTAGTCAAGGAGCCAAATCTCTGCGAGTGCCAGGATCAGGAGATCAAGTGCGAAAACCTCCAGTTGCACAGCGATAATCTGCAGCTATACGGCATCGGTTGCAGCATCTTCGATGCCAGAGGTTTTGGCTATATTCCACCTCTTCAAGTGGGTAATATTGGATCCCTGATCGTCCAGAACTGCGCTATACCGAATGCCCAGAGCATTAAATACCTACTCAGTAAATTAGGCGTGAACAACTATACCGAACTGGAGATATTCAACTACTTTGATCCGAAGAAAACCGATAGAGGAGAAGTTCTGCAGCAGCATTACACAGATCACGTGGACCTTAAAAAAGTGTCCATCATTGGCTTCAAGTCCACGTTGCCCGAAAATTTCTTTGAAAACATTCCAGCTCTAAAACAACTCTCCTTAAAGGGAAGTAGTGACCTGCCCGGAGCGATCCTTCATCCGCTGAAAAATCTTACCCATCTAGAAATTGTGGTCAAGAATTTGGGCAAGGTATCCGGCGATATATTTTCCAAGCAATCAAAAATGAAGCATCTGATGATCGATTGTGATGCCAAGAATAGCAGTGTAGAAATGTCCGCATTTGGACCTCAAGAACTGTGGCACATGACCGACCTTCAGTCGATCGAGCTCTTCAATTGCGGCGATAATGTGCCGACTGAATTGTTCTGGATGTCGGAGCAGTTGGCCTACATAGGAATAAGGAGCAACATTAGCTATCTGAGTAAGGACTTCTTGAAGGTGCAAAAGAAACTCCTAACTTTGCGATTGGAGAGGAACAATATAGCCAGGTTGCCCGACCAGCTCTTCCGCAATACCCCCCTGATTTTAGAAATACATTTGGCCTTCAACAATTTGGATCGCATTCAGAG CGGCCTTTTTGACAAGTTAAGGAACCTACAAGTGCTGAATTTGGAGCACAATCCGATAACAACCATCGCCCTAAATGCCTTTACTCCCATACCAACTGCCCATATCTACGTGGGCAAACTCTTTAAGGCGGCGAAAAATAATGCCGACTGGGCTCGGTCCACAAATGCCACAATCTGTGAGGAGGAGTATATCTACGGGGTGTGCATCTACTGCAAACGAGATGAGTATCTGGACCATTTTGCCGACTCGGAGAACTGCAACAAGCCGAATCCAAAGGCCAAGGATGTGCTGGCCAAGAAGGCCTACGAAAATCAGCTGAAGGCAATGCCCACTCACTCCTGGAAAAAGGCCAAGGAAT ACATTGCCAAAttgaaaacgaaataa